The proteins below come from a single Pararge aegeria chromosome 23, ilParAegt1.1, whole genome shotgun sequence genomic window:
- the LOC120634208 gene encoding lateral signaling target protein 2 homolog isoform X2, whose translation MRLLYKTGPMESLRKWFYKPRRDDRSLLAQFFFADDALNMIAAELDSFDGRKDPERCSTLVNQLRHAQDRVLNITSQIMDQVLGDERVARGFRVKFPEDVLQDNLAGQLWFGAECLAAGSSIMNREEESAAMRPLAKALTRSLETVRSLLREQCLRPRGLALQDHDDMLHESLRIFDRLFAEFELCYVSAMVNVKTPHEFEAQQLICVLFSESLRRALKQNLLTQEQVDSYDPALMFAVPRLAIVSGLLIYSSGPLSIDKLPEEMSDMFRPFRTLLHKIRSLLWTLDRRELLALERFLCTNEDVSNLAGLEIPDDSTRESCYPDIGEFVSKFYADHAHCRDLYTTQSSSEPTITDGDYLPDNIEVMTPIIDGLRRLSEDIDESERESEIDDRQTDTASTDTFQTNESRDYDRARKISRPENDLSSLRNLSTNGLMMFDPLVINAVSASSSNGDSRQMPDQELVTSLNEQVTEIVDRLSSIVSDVDIHDIKNHSFSTNDVPTLISNDSSEDFGFAGPRNEQLSCMPSTSHGYLIPNAISQEPVVLASLSHNNSAVFNQDEENDFNRAILNSDVPLMMPSIEADIVNMDMTIASVNLTQLLIAKEELKDNCEDNIEVDEDSFHSAKMNMDREETVKFMLGYESDHDSPADSGVSTENTSLDRSPDTEQSKNIKETHFMQQNRVLKSPVDERIDEKEAKNTLESSFSDVRDDVVNINYVEDDTQKNEAGSSHIESLNIDRLSEDGLNEASSVNSGSVQNWGSANPQEEFKTIEDVISELRRHRESDKKISSLVEDNNRTNEPNCSQSSNSRRKTKKLSSKSKKKKKLWSPVGHVILENRTTNQNSPLRLNLDHFVDESGTSECADDEQIALALQAQELAARQQARGKFKSSEDLIHRLFVCIAGVADQLQTNFAADLRNILKAVFQMNQTSEIPETKEEETIVYQPSEDQVMQNGSSFDSVYSAEEVYADSNSDSTGSESNTRLTRRNTVNATTLSEQATPSETRRKSVDHSGNLQASVSTGDLTYTREARTQTVSVERAPEWVPDIAAPACMRCSAHFTAFRRRHHCRNCGKVFCASCSSNSIPLPRYGQMKPVRVCEECFQTIAQNCRRQTTHYR comes from the exons AGAGACGACCGTTCTCTGCTCGCGCAGTTTTTCTTCGCTGACGACGCTCTCAACATGATAGCAGCGGAGTTGGACTCCTTCGACGGTCGCAAGGACCCCGAGAGGTGTTCCACGCTGGTCAACCAACTACGGCACGCGCAG GACAGAGTGCTCAACATCACCAGCCAGATAATGGACCAGGTGCTGGGTGACGAGAGGGTGGCGAGGGGTTTCCGCGTCAAGTTTCCCGAGGACGTTCTCCAGGACAACTTGGCTGGACAGCTGTGGTTCGGTGCAGAG TGTCTAGCAGCGGGATCCTCGATCATGAACAGAGAAGAGGAATCCGCCGCAATGCGCCCCCTAGCGAAAGCTCTCACGAGAAGTTTAGAAACAGTTCGATCTCTTCTCCGCGAGCAGTGCTTGCGACCGCGCGGTCTTGCGTTACAAGACCACGATGACATGTTGCATGAGAGTCTGAGAATATTTGACAG aCTGTTCGCGGAATTCGAACTGTGTTACGTGAGTGCAATGGTCAACGTGAAAACGCCGCACGAGTTCGAAGCTCAACAACTCATCTGCGTCTTGTTCTCCGAGAGTCTGCGGAGGGCGTTGAAGCAGAACCTCCTTACTCAGGAACAG GTGGACTCATACGACCCGGCCCTGATGTTCGCGGTACCTCGCCTAGCCATTGTGAGCGGCCTACTTATCTACTCTAGCGGGCCGTTGAGCATAGACAAACTGCCGG AGGAGATGTCCGACATGTTCCGGCCTTTTCGCACACTGCTTCACAAGATCAGGTCCCTGTTGTGGACTCTAGATAGGCGGGAGCTGTTGGCTTTGGAGCGATTTCTGTGCACCAACGAAGACGTTTCAAATTTGGCGGGCCTTGAAATACCTG ACGATTCGACGCGAGAATCCTGCTATCCCGACATAGGAGAGTTTGTTTCCAAGTTTTACGCGGACCATGCACATTGTAGGGACTTGTACACAACGCAAAG TTCGAGTGAACCGACAATAACGGATGGCGACTATCTACCCGACAATATTGAAGTTATGACGCCAATAATTGACGGTCTAAGACGCCTTAGCGAGGACATCGACGAATCGGAGAGAGAATCCGAAATAgacgacagacagacggacacaGCTAGTACTGACACATTCCAAACAAACGAGAGCAGAGATTACGACAGAGCAAGAAAAATTAGTAGGCCAGAGAACGACCTGTCTTCACTAAGAAACCTTTCAACAAATGGCCTAATGATGTTCGACCCTCTAGTGATAAACGCAGTGTCTGCATCTTCCTCGAATGGAGATTCCAGACAAATGCCCGACCAGGAGCTAGTCACGTCACTAAACGAACAAGTAACCGAAATAGTCGATAGACTCTCATCGATCGTTAGTGATGTAGACATACACGACATCAAAAACCATTCGTTCTCAACGAACGATGTACCGACGCTTATATCGAATGACAGTTCAGAGGATTTCGGCTTCGCGGGACCCAGGAATGAACAACTGAGCTGTATGCCGTCAACTAGCCACGGATATTTAATACCGAACGCGATAAGTCAAGAACCGGTTGTGTTAGCATCTTTATCGCATAACAACTCCGCCGTGTTCAATCAAGACGAGGAAAATGACTTTAATCGTGCGATATTAAATTCTGATGTACCGTTGATGATGCCCAGTATCGAAGCGGATATTGTTAATATGGATATGACCATCGCAAGCGTGAATTTGACTCAACTACTCATAGCAAAAGAGGAATTAAAAGATAATTGCGAAGATAATATAGAAGTAGATGAGGACAGCTTTCATTCAGCTAAAATGAATATGGATAGAGAAGAAACGGTGAAGTTTATGCTCGGTTACGAGAGCGATCACGATTCCCCAGCGGATTCCGGTGTCAGCACAGAGAACACCAGTCTAGACCGCTCGCCGGACACAGAGCAGAGCAAAAACATTAAAGAAACTCACTTCATGCAACAGAACAGGGTATTAAAAAGTCCAGTAGACGAAAGAATAGATGAGAAAGAGGCGAAGAATACTCTAGAAAGTTCCTTTTCCGATGTGAGAGACGacgttgtaaatataaattacgttGAAGACGACACTCAGAAGAACGAAGCGGGGTCGTCtcacattgaaagtttaaacATAGATAGGTTAAGTGAAGACGGTTTGAACGAGGCATCTAGTGTAAATAGCGGTTCTGTACAAAATTGGGGTTCAGCGAACCCCCAGGaagaatttaaaacaattgaagATGTTATTAGCGAGTTAAGGAGACACAGAGAGTCCGACAAGAAGATCAGTTCGCTAGTAGAAGACAATAATAGGACTAACGAACCGAATTGTTCACAAAGTAGTAATTCTAGAAGGAAAACAAAGAAATTGAGttccaaaagtaaaaaaaagaaaaagttatgGTCGCCCGTCGGGCATGTGATATTGGAAAATCGCACGACGAATCAAAACAGTCCGCTGAGATTGAATTTGGACCATTTCGTAGATGAAAG CGGAACGTCGGAGTGCGCTGACGACGAACAAATCGCATTAGCGTTGCAGGCTCAAGAGTTGGCGGCGAGGCAACAGGCGAGGGGGAAGTTCAA GTCAAGTGAAGATCTCATACACCGGCTATTCGTGTGTATAGCTGGTGTCGCCGACCAGCTACAGACGAACTTCGCAGCTGACCTGCGGAACATACTAAAGGCGGTGTTCCAGATGAACCAGACGAGCGAAATACCAGAGACAAAGGAAGAGGAGACCATAGTGTACCAGCCGTCCGAGGACCAGGTTATGCAGAATG GCAGCTCATTCGACAGCGTCTACTCAGCTGAGGAAGTGTACGCAGACAGTAATTCCGACTCGACAGGGTCGGAGTCGAATACGCGACTGACGCGGCGGAACACGGTCAACGCGACGACCTTGAGTGAGCAAGCGACGCCGAGCGAGACGCGGAGGAAATCCGTTGACCACAGCGGAAACCTGCAGGCCTCCGTGTCTACGGGAGATCTCACTTATAC
- the LOC120634208 gene encoding lateral signaling target protein 2 homolog isoform X3: MRLLYKTGPMESLRKWFYKPRRDDRSLLAQFFFADDALNMIAAELDSFDGRKDPERCSTLVNQLRHAQDRVLNITSQIMDQVLGDERVARGFRVKFPEDVLQDNLAGQLWFGAECLAAGSSIMNREEESAAMRPLAKALTRSLETVRSLLREQCLRPRGLALQDHDDMLHESLRIFDRLFAEFELCYVSAMVNVKTPHEFEAQQLICVLFSESLRRALKQNLLTQEQVDSYDPALMFAVPRLAIVSGLLIYSSGPLSIDKLPEEMSDMFRPFRTLLHKIRSLLWTLDRRELLALERFLCTNEDVSNLAGLEIPADDSTRESCYPDIGEFVSKFYADHAHCRDLYTTQSSSEPTITDGDYLPDNIEVMTPIIDGLRRLSEDIDESERESEIDDRQTDTASTDTFQTNESRDYDRARKISRPENDLSSLRNLSTNGLMMFDPLVINAVSASSSNGDSRQMPDQELVTSLNEQVTEIVDRLSSIVSDVDIHDIKNHSFSTNDVPTLISNDSSEDFGFAGPRNEQLSCMPSTSHGYLIPNAISQEPVVLASLSHNNSAVFNQDEENDFNRAILNSDVPLMMPSIEADIVNMDMTIASVNLTQLLIAKEELKDNCEDNIEVDEDSFHSAKMNMDREETVKFMLGYESDHDSPADSGVSTENTSLDRSPDTEQSKNIKETHFMQQNRVLKSPVDERIDEKEAKNTLESSFSDVRDDVVNINYVEDDTQKNEAGSSHIESLNIDRLSEDGLNEASSVNSGSVQNWGSANPQEEFKTIEDVISELRRHRESDKKISSLVEDNNRTNEPNCSQSSNSRRKTKKLSSKSKKKKKLWSPVGHVILENRTTNQNSPLRLNLDHFVDESGTSECADDEQIALALQAQELAARQQARGKFKSSEDLIHRLFVCIAGVADQLQTNFAADLRNILKAVFQMNQTSEIPETKEEETIVYQPSEDQVMQNGSSFDSVYSAEEVYADSNSDSTGSESNTRLTRRNTVNATTLSEQATPSETRRKSVDHSGNLQASVSTGDLTYTEARTQTVSVERAPEWVPDIAAPACMRCSAHFTAFRRRHHCRNCGKVFCASCSSNSIPLPRYGQMKPVRVCEECFQTIAQNCRRQTTHYR, from the exons AGAGACGACCGTTCTCTGCTCGCGCAGTTTTTCTTCGCTGACGACGCTCTCAACATGATAGCAGCGGAGTTGGACTCCTTCGACGGTCGCAAGGACCCCGAGAGGTGTTCCACGCTGGTCAACCAACTACGGCACGCGCAG GACAGAGTGCTCAACATCACCAGCCAGATAATGGACCAGGTGCTGGGTGACGAGAGGGTGGCGAGGGGTTTCCGCGTCAAGTTTCCCGAGGACGTTCTCCAGGACAACTTGGCTGGACAGCTGTGGTTCGGTGCAGAG TGTCTAGCAGCGGGATCCTCGATCATGAACAGAGAAGAGGAATCCGCCGCAATGCGCCCCCTAGCGAAAGCTCTCACGAGAAGTTTAGAAACAGTTCGATCTCTTCTCCGCGAGCAGTGCTTGCGACCGCGCGGTCTTGCGTTACAAGACCACGATGACATGTTGCATGAGAGTCTGAGAATATTTGACAG aCTGTTCGCGGAATTCGAACTGTGTTACGTGAGTGCAATGGTCAACGTGAAAACGCCGCACGAGTTCGAAGCTCAACAACTCATCTGCGTCTTGTTCTCCGAGAGTCTGCGGAGGGCGTTGAAGCAGAACCTCCTTACTCAGGAACAG GTGGACTCATACGACCCGGCCCTGATGTTCGCGGTACCTCGCCTAGCCATTGTGAGCGGCCTACTTATCTACTCTAGCGGGCCGTTGAGCATAGACAAACTGCCGG AGGAGATGTCCGACATGTTCCGGCCTTTTCGCACACTGCTTCACAAGATCAGGTCCCTGTTGTGGACTCTAGATAGGCGGGAGCTGTTGGCTTTGGAGCGATTTCTGTGCACCAACGAAGACGTTTCAAATTTGGCGGGCCTTGAAATACCTG CAGACGATTCGACGCGAGAATCCTGCTATCCCGACATAGGAGAGTTTGTTTCCAAGTTTTACGCGGACCATGCACATTGTAGGGACTTGTACACAACGCAAAG TTCGAGTGAACCGACAATAACGGATGGCGACTATCTACCCGACAATATTGAAGTTATGACGCCAATAATTGACGGTCTAAGACGCCTTAGCGAGGACATCGACGAATCGGAGAGAGAATCCGAAATAgacgacagacagacggacacaGCTAGTACTGACACATTCCAAACAAACGAGAGCAGAGATTACGACAGAGCAAGAAAAATTAGTAGGCCAGAGAACGACCTGTCTTCACTAAGAAACCTTTCAACAAATGGCCTAATGATGTTCGACCCTCTAGTGATAAACGCAGTGTCTGCATCTTCCTCGAATGGAGATTCCAGACAAATGCCCGACCAGGAGCTAGTCACGTCACTAAACGAACAAGTAACCGAAATAGTCGATAGACTCTCATCGATCGTTAGTGATGTAGACATACACGACATCAAAAACCATTCGTTCTCAACGAACGATGTACCGACGCTTATATCGAATGACAGTTCAGAGGATTTCGGCTTCGCGGGACCCAGGAATGAACAACTGAGCTGTATGCCGTCAACTAGCCACGGATATTTAATACCGAACGCGATAAGTCAAGAACCGGTTGTGTTAGCATCTTTATCGCATAACAACTCCGCCGTGTTCAATCAAGACGAGGAAAATGACTTTAATCGTGCGATATTAAATTCTGATGTACCGTTGATGATGCCCAGTATCGAAGCGGATATTGTTAATATGGATATGACCATCGCAAGCGTGAATTTGACTCAACTACTCATAGCAAAAGAGGAATTAAAAGATAATTGCGAAGATAATATAGAAGTAGATGAGGACAGCTTTCATTCAGCTAAAATGAATATGGATAGAGAAGAAACGGTGAAGTTTATGCTCGGTTACGAGAGCGATCACGATTCCCCAGCGGATTCCGGTGTCAGCACAGAGAACACCAGTCTAGACCGCTCGCCGGACACAGAGCAGAGCAAAAACATTAAAGAAACTCACTTCATGCAACAGAACAGGGTATTAAAAAGTCCAGTAGACGAAAGAATAGATGAGAAAGAGGCGAAGAATACTCTAGAAAGTTCCTTTTCCGATGTGAGAGACGacgttgtaaatataaattacgttGAAGACGACACTCAGAAGAACGAAGCGGGGTCGTCtcacattgaaagtttaaacATAGATAGGTTAAGTGAAGACGGTTTGAACGAGGCATCTAGTGTAAATAGCGGTTCTGTACAAAATTGGGGTTCAGCGAACCCCCAGGaagaatttaaaacaattgaagATGTTATTAGCGAGTTAAGGAGACACAGAGAGTCCGACAAGAAGATCAGTTCGCTAGTAGAAGACAATAATAGGACTAACGAACCGAATTGTTCACAAAGTAGTAATTCTAGAAGGAAAACAAAGAAATTGAGttccaaaagtaaaaaaaagaaaaagttatgGTCGCCCGTCGGGCATGTGATATTGGAAAATCGCACGACGAATCAAAACAGTCCGCTGAGATTGAATTTGGACCATTTCGTAGATGAAAG CGGAACGTCGGAGTGCGCTGACGACGAACAAATCGCATTAGCGTTGCAGGCTCAAGAGTTGGCGGCGAGGCAACAGGCGAGGGGGAAGTTCAA GTCAAGTGAAGATCTCATACACCGGCTATTCGTGTGTATAGCTGGTGTCGCCGACCAGCTACAGACGAACTTCGCAGCTGACCTGCGGAACATACTAAAGGCGGTGTTCCAGATGAACCAGACGAGCGAAATACCAGAGACAAAGGAAGAGGAGACCATAGTGTACCAGCCGTCCGAGGACCAGGTTATGCAGAATG GCAGCTCATTCGACAGCGTCTACTCAGCTGAGGAAGTGTACGCAGACAGTAATTCCGACTCGACAGGGTCGGAGTCGAATACGCGACTGACGCGGCGGAACACGGTCAACGCGACGACCTTGAGTGAGCAAGCGACGCCGAGCGAGACGCGGAGGAAATCCGTTGACCACAGCGGAAACCTGCAGGCCTCCGTGTCTACGGGAGATCTCACTTATAC
- the LOC120634208 gene encoding lateral signaling target protein 2 homolog isoform X1, with product MRLLYKTGPMESLRKWFYKPRRDDRSLLAQFFFADDALNMIAAELDSFDGRKDPERCSTLVNQLRHAQDRVLNITSQIMDQVLGDERVARGFRVKFPEDVLQDNLAGQLWFGAECLAAGSSIMNREEESAAMRPLAKALTRSLETVRSLLREQCLRPRGLALQDHDDMLHESLRIFDRLFAEFELCYVSAMVNVKTPHEFEAQQLICVLFSESLRRALKQNLLTQEQVDSYDPALMFAVPRLAIVSGLLIYSSGPLSIDKLPEEMSDMFRPFRTLLHKIRSLLWTLDRRELLALERFLCTNEDVSNLAGLEIPADDSTRESCYPDIGEFVSKFYADHAHCRDLYTTQSSSEPTITDGDYLPDNIEVMTPIIDGLRRLSEDIDESERESEIDDRQTDTASTDTFQTNESRDYDRARKISRPENDLSSLRNLSTNGLMMFDPLVINAVSASSSNGDSRQMPDQELVTSLNEQVTEIVDRLSSIVSDVDIHDIKNHSFSTNDVPTLISNDSSEDFGFAGPRNEQLSCMPSTSHGYLIPNAISQEPVVLASLSHNNSAVFNQDEENDFNRAILNSDVPLMMPSIEADIVNMDMTIASVNLTQLLIAKEELKDNCEDNIEVDEDSFHSAKMNMDREETVKFMLGYESDHDSPADSGVSTENTSLDRSPDTEQSKNIKETHFMQQNRVLKSPVDERIDEKEAKNTLESSFSDVRDDVVNINYVEDDTQKNEAGSSHIESLNIDRLSEDGLNEASSVNSGSVQNWGSANPQEEFKTIEDVISELRRHRESDKKISSLVEDNNRTNEPNCSQSSNSRRKTKKLSSKSKKKKKLWSPVGHVILENRTTNQNSPLRLNLDHFVDESGTSECADDEQIALALQAQELAARQQARGKFKSSEDLIHRLFVCIAGVADQLQTNFAADLRNILKAVFQMNQTSEIPETKEEETIVYQPSEDQVMQNGSSFDSVYSAEEVYADSNSDSTGSESNTRLTRRNTVNATTLSEQATPSETRRKSVDHSGNLQASVSTGDLTYTREARTQTVSVERAPEWVPDIAAPACMRCSAHFTAFRRRHHCRNCGKVFCASCSSNSIPLPRYGQMKPVRVCEECFQTIAQNCRRQTTHYR from the exons AGAGACGACCGTTCTCTGCTCGCGCAGTTTTTCTTCGCTGACGACGCTCTCAACATGATAGCAGCGGAGTTGGACTCCTTCGACGGTCGCAAGGACCCCGAGAGGTGTTCCACGCTGGTCAACCAACTACGGCACGCGCAG GACAGAGTGCTCAACATCACCAGCCAGATAATGGACCAGGTGCTGGGTGACGAGAGGGTGGCGAGGGGTTTCCGCGTCAAGTTTCCCGAGGACGTTCTCCAGGACAACTTGGCTGGACAGCTGTGGTTCGGTGCAGAG TGTCTAGCAGCGGGATCCTCGATCATGAACAGAGAAGAGGAATCCGCCGCAATGCGCCCCCTAGCGAAAGCTCTCACGAGAAGTTTAGAAACAGTTCGATCTCTTCTCCGCGAGCAGTGCTTGCGACCGCGCGGTCTTGCGTTACAAGACCACGATGACATGTTGCATGAGAGTCTGAGAATATTTGACAG aCTGTTCGCGGAATTCGAACTGTGTTACGTGAGTGCAATGGTCAACGTGAAAACGCCGCACGAGTTCGAAGCTCAACAACTCATCTGCGTCTTGTTCTCCGAGAGTCTGCGGAGGGCGTTGAAGCAGAACCTCCTTACTCAGGAACAG GTGGACTCATACGACCCGGCCCTGATGTTCGCGGTACCTCGCCTAGCCATTGTGAGCGGCCTACTTATCTACTCTAGCGGGCCGTTGAGCATAGACAAACTGCCGG AGGAGATGTCCGACATGTTCCGGCCTTTTCGCACACTGCTTCACAAGATCAGGTCCCTGTTGTGGACTCTAGATAGGCGGGAGCTGTTGGCTTTGGAGCGATTTCTGTGCACCAACGAAGACGTTTCAAATTTGGCGGGCCTTGAAATACCTG CAGACGATTCGACGCGAGAATCCTGCTATCCCGACATAGGAGAGTTTGTTTCCAAGTTTTACGCGGACCATGCACATTGTAGGGACTTGTACACAACGCAAAG TTCGAGTGAACCGACAATAACGGATGGCGACTATCTACCCGACAATATTGAAGTTATGACGCCAATAATTGACGGTCTAAGACGCCTTAGCGAGGACATCGACGAATCGGAGAGAGAATCCGAAATAgacgacagacagacggacacaGCTAGTACTGACACATTCCAAACAAACGAGAGCAGAGATTACGACAGAGCAAGAAAAATTAGTAGGCCAGAGAACGACCTGTCTTCACTAAGAAACCTTTCAACAAATGGCCTAATGATGTTCGACCCTCTAGTGATAAACGCAGTGTCTGCATCTTCCTCGAATGGAGATTCCAGACAAATGCCCGACCAGGAGCTAGTCACGTCACTAAACGAACAAGTAACCGAAATAGTCGATAGACTCTCATCGATCGTTAGTGATGTAGACATACACGACATCAAAAACCATTCGTTCTCAACGAACGATGTACCGACGCTTATATCGAATGACAGTTCAGAGGATTTCGGCTTCGCGGGACCCAGGAATGAACAACTGAGCTGTATGCCGTCAACTAGCCACGGATATTTAATACCGAACGCGATAAGTCAAGAACCGGTTGTGTTAGCATCTTTATCGCATAACAACTCCGCCGTGTTCAATCAAGACGAGGAAAATGACTTTAATCGTGCGATATTAAATTCTGATGTACCGTTGATGATGCCCAGTATCGAAGCGGATATTGTTAATATGGATATGACCATCGCAAGCGTGAATTTGACTCAACTACTCATAGCAAAAGAGGAATTAAAAGATAATTGCGAAGATAATATAGAAGTAGATGAGGACAGCTTTCATTCAGCTAAAATGAATATGGATAGAGAAGAAACGGTGAAGTTTATGCTCGGTTACGAGAGCGATCACGATTCCCCAGCGGATTCCGGTGTCAGCACAGAGAACACCAGTCTAGACCGCTCGCCGGACACAGAGCAGAGCAAAAACATTAAAGAAACTCACTTCATGCAACAGAACAGGGTATTAAAAAGTCCAGTAGACGAAAGAATAGATGAGAAAGAGGCGAAGAATACTCTAGAAAGTTCCTTTTCCGATGTGAGAGACGacgttgtaaatataaattacgttGAAGACGACACTCAGAAGAACGAAGCGGGGTCGTCtcacattgaaagtttaaacATAGATAGGTTAAGTGAAGACGGTTTGAACGAGGCATCTAGTGTAAATAGCGGTTCTGTACAAAATTGGGGTTCAGCGAACCCCCAGGaagaatttaaaacaattgaagATGTTATTAGCGAGTTAAGGAGACACAGAGAGTCCGACAAGAAGATCAGTTCGCTAGTAGAAGACAATAATAGGACTAACGAACCGAATTGTTCACAAAGTAGTAATTCTAGAAGGAAAACAAAGAAATTGAGttccaaaagtaaaaaaaagaaaaagttatgGTCGCCCGTCGGGCATGTGATATTGGAAAATCGCACGACGAATCAAAACAGTCCGCTGAGATTGAATTTGGACCATTTCGTAGATGAAAG CGGAACGTCGGAGTGCGCTGACGACGAACAAATCGCATTAGCGTTGCAGGCTCAAGAGTTGGCGGCGAGGCAACAGGCGAGGGGGAAGTTCAA GTCAAGTGAAGATCTCATACACCGGCTATTCGTGTGTATAGCTGGTGTCGCCGACCAGCTACAGACGAACTTCGCAGCTGACCTGCGGAACATACTAAAGGCGGTGTTCCAGATGAACCAGACGAGCGAAATACCAGAGACAAAGGAAGAGGAGACCATAGTGTACCAGCCGTCCGAGGACCAGGTTATGCAGAATG GCAGCTCATTCGACAGCGTCTACTCAGCTGAGGAAGTGTACGCAGACAGTAATTCCGACTCGACAGGGTCGGAGTCGAATACGCGACTGACGCGGCGGAACACGGTCAACGCGACGACCTTGAGTGAGCAAGCGACGCCGAGCGAGACGCGGAGGAAATCCGTTGACCACAGCGGAAACCTGCAGGCCTCCGTGTCTACGGGAGATCTCACTTATAC